The Terracoccus luteus genome includes a region encoding these proteins:
- a CDS encoding LutC/YkgG family protein, whose protein sequence is MSPTSARDEILARVRAATADVTAPVGDRGATPVVEVASPGAHETVELFAENVADYRAVVVRVPAAEVGAAVARALRDAGCRSVAVPDGLDAAWVAALTQGMPEATDATADGSHRLRVVRESDATTAQALDEIDGVVTASAVGVATTGTIVLDHGPDQGRRALTLVPDVHVCVVRADQVVHDVPEAVARLRPGASPRPLTWVSGPSATSDIELQRVEGVHGPRTLVVVVAE, encoded by the coding sequence ATGAGCCCCACGAGCGCCCGCGACGAGATCCTGGCGCGCGTGCGGGCGGCCACGGCCGACGTGACCGCCCCGGTCGGCGACCGGGGGGCCACCCCGGTCGTCGAGGTCGCCTCACCCGGCGCCCACGAGACGGTCGAGCTGTTCGCCGAGAACGTCGCCGACTACCGCGCCGTCGTCGTGCGCGTCCCCGCCGCCGAGGTCGGCGCCGCGGTCGCCCGGGCCCTGCGCGACGCCGGATGCCGGTCGGTGGCCGTCCCCGACGGGCTCGACGCCGCGTGGGTGGCCGCCCTCACCCAGGGCATGCCCGAAGCCACGGACGCCACCGCCGACGGGTCGCACCGGCTCCGGGTGGTGCGCGAGAGCGACGCCACCACGGCGCAGGCGCTCGACGAGATCGACGGGGTCGTCACGGCATCCGCGGTCGGGGTGGCGACGACGGGGACGATCGTGCTCGACCACGGGCCTGACCAGGGTCGACGGGCGCTGACCCTCGTCCCCGACGTCCACGTCTGTGTGGTCCGGGCGGACCAGGTCGTGCACGACGTGCCCGAGGCGGTGGCCCGTCTGCGGCCCGGTGCGTCGCCGCGGCCGCTCACGTGGGTCAGCGGGCCGAGCGCGACGAGCGACATCGAGCTGCAGCGGGTCGAGGGCGTGCACGGGCCCCGCACCCTCGTCGTGGTCGTCGCCGAATGA
- a CDS encoding SDR family NAD(P)-dependent oxidoreductase, with translation MDLDLTGRTAFVSGSTQGIGHAVAAALVAEGMSVVVHGRDAGRVEDAVARLVAAAPSPAVRVHGIAADVAERTEVGRLLAELDALGPVDVLVNNVGLFGVAAFTDVADDEWHRYLEVNLMSAVRLSRHLLPPMLERGWGRVLFVGSESGVDVPANMVHYGVTKAALLALGNGLAKLTRGTAVTVNTVLGGPTWSDGVADAVEGLARQQGLDPAALRTALAAERPTSLLGRFIEPDELAGLLAYLASPRSSAVNGAALRADGGVLTTLL, from the coding sequence ATGGACCTCGACCTCACCGGCCGCACCGCCTTCGTCAGCGGCTCCACCCAGGGCATCGGCCACGCCGTCGCCGCCGCCCTCGTGGCCGAGGGGATGTCCGTCGTCGTGCACGGGCGCGACGCCGGCCGCGTCGAGGATGCCGTCGCGCGCCTCGTCGCCGCCGCTCCGTCGCCCGCGGTGCGGGTGCACGGCATCGCCGCCGACGTCGCCGAGCGCACGGAGGTCGGCCGGCTGCTCGCCGAGCTCGACGCGCTCGGGCCGGTCGACGTCCTCGTCAACAACGTCGGCCTCTTCGGCGTCGCCGCGTTCACCGACGTCGCCGACGACGAGTGGCACCGTTACCTCGAGGTCAACCTCATGAGCGCCGTGCGCCTCTCGCGGCACCTGCTGCCCCCGATGCTCGAACGCGGCTGGGGCCGGGTGCTCTTCGTCGGCAGCGAGTCGGGGGTCGACGTCCCCGCCAACATGGTCCACTACGGCGTGACCAAGGCGGCGCTCCTCGCGCTCGGCAACGGGCTGGCGAAGCTGACCCGCGGCACGGCCGTCACCGTCAACACGGTGCTGGGCGGGCCCACGTGGTCGGACGGCGTCGCCGACGCGGTCGAGGGCCTCGCCCGGCAGCAGGGCCTGGACCCCGCCGCCCTGCGCACCGCCCTGGCCGCCGAGCGACCGACCTCGCTGCTCGGCCGGTTCATCGAGCCCGACGAGCTGGCCGGGCTGCTGGCCTACCTCGCCAGCCCTCGTTCGTCGGCCGTCAACGGGGCGGCGCTGCGCGCCGACGGCGGGGTGCTCACCACCCTGCTGTGA
- a CDS encoding MarR family winged helix-turn-helix transcriptional regulator, translating to MAETRSDPGLQGDDLRTWVALATVMEWLPVALDEQLQRTAGLSHFEYGVLFALSQAPEGRLRMSVLAGYANSSLSRLSRAVTRLERQGWVRREADPADGRSTLTVLTPEGRARYDLATPGHADTVQRLVLAPLTRAQQRQLREVAGRIAAAVRDEPGWTPPVA from the coding sequence ATGGCCGAGACCCGTTCCGACCCCGGGCTGCAGGGCGACGACCTGCGCACCTGGGTCGCCCTCGCGACCGTCATGGAGTGGCTGCCCGTCGCCCTCGACGAGCAGCTGCAGCGCACGGCGGGGCTCTCGCACTTCGAGTACGGCGTGCTCTTCGCCCTGTCGCAGGCGCCCGAGGGCCGTCTGCGGATGAGCGTGCTGGCGGGCTACGCCAACAGCTCGCTCTCGCGTCTCTCGCGCGCGGTCACCCGGCTGGAACGCCAGGGCTGGGTGCGTCGCGAGGCCGACCCTGCCGACGGGCGCTCGACCCTCACCGTCCTCACCCCGGAGGGGAGGGCGCGCTACGACCTCGCCACCCCCGGCCACGCCGACACCGTGCAGCGGCTCGTCCTCGCCCCGCTCACCCGGGCGCAGCAGCGGCAGCTGCGCGAGGTGGCGGGTCGCATCGCGGCCGCGGTCCGTGACGAGCCCGGCTGGACGCCGCCGGTCGCCTGA
- a CDS encoding pyridoxal phosphate-dependent aminotransferase, producing MRPVTQSRKLRDVCYEIRGPVLAEAKRLEDEGQRILKLNIGNPAPFGFEAPQDILVDVIRELPTAQGYSDSKGILSARRAVAQHYEVRDFPPVNVEDIYLGNGVSELIVMAMQGLLDNGDEVLLPAPDYPLWTAATSLAGGRPVHYVCDEQADWAPDVDDIASKITDRTRAIVVINPNNPTGAVYPRPVLEAITELARRHDLILMADEIYDKILFDGATHTSVAAVAPDLLCLTFNGLSKAYRVAGFRSGWLAITGPKEHARSYIEGLTILANMRLCANVPAQHAIQVALGGYQSINELILPGGRLLEQRNVAHELLNQIEGVSCTKPQGALYLFPRLDPDVYAVDDDEKFALDLLRDQKLLIVQGTGFNWPTPDHFRLVFLPRVEELEDAVGRIEKFLATHARR from the coding sequence ATGCGCCCGGTCACCCAGTCCCGCAAGCTCCGCGACGTCTGCTACGAGATCCGCGGACCGGTGCTGGCCGAGGCCAAGCGGCTCGAGGACGAGGGCCAGCGCATCCTCAAGCTCAACATCGGCAACCCCGCCCCGTTCGGGTTCGAGGCGCCGCAGGACATCCTCGTCGACGTCATCCGCGAGCTGCCGACGGCGCAGGGCTACAGCGACAGCAAGGGCATCCTCTCGGCCCGTCGCGCGGTCGCCCAGCACTACGAGGTGCGCGACTTCCCGCCCGTCAACGTCGAGGACATCTACCTCGGCAACGGCGTCAGCGAGCTCATCGTCATGGCGATGCAGGGGCTGCTCGACAACGGCGACGAGGTGCTGCTGCCCGCCCCCGACTACCCGCTGTGGACCGCCGCGACGAGCCTCGCCGGCGGCAGGCCCGTGCACTACGTCTGCGACGAGCAGGCCGACTGGGCGCCCGACGTCGACGACATCGCGAGCAAGATCACCGACCGCACCAGGGCGATCGTCGTCATCAACCCCAACAACCCGACCGGGGCCGTCTACCCGCGCCCGGTGCTCGAGGCCATCACCGAGCTCGCCCGGCGCCACGACCTCATCCTCATGGCCGACGAGATCTACGACAAGATCCTCTTCGACGGCGCCACGCACACCTCCGTCGCGGCCGTCGCGCCCGACCTGCTGTGCCTGACCTTCAACGGGCTGTCCAAGGCCTACCGCGTCGCCGGCTTCCGCTCGGGCTGGCTCGCCATCACCGGCCCGAAGGAGCACGCGCGCAGCTACATCGAGGGACTGACCATCCTCGCCAACATGCGCCTCTGCGCGAACGTGCCCGCGCAGCACGCCATCCAGGTCGCCCTCGGCGGCTACCAGTCGATCAACGAGCTCATCCTCCCCGGTGGGCGGCTTCTCGAGCAGCGCAACGTCGCCCACGAGCTGCTCAACCAGATCGAGGGCGTGTCGTGCACGAAGCCGCAGGGGGCGCTCTACCTCTTCCCGCGCCTGGACCCGGACGTGTACGCCGTCGACGACGACGAGAAGTTCGCCCTCGACCTGTTGCGTGACCAGAAGCTGCTCATCGTGCAGGGCACCGGCTTCAACTGGCCGACGCCCGACCACTTCCGCCTCGTCTTCCTCCCGCGGGTCGAAGAGCTCGAGGATGCCGTGGGGCGCATCGAGAAGTTCCTCGCCACCCACGCGCGTCGCTGA
- a CDS encoding DUF732 domain-containing protein, with amino-acid sequence MSRSRLRHATVTLAALATLATVAACGGDPTASDLPSGVYQARPGITTEEADFVIAAGKLGVTVTGESVDDDIETGTTTCWALDSGGATLAQVAVDDGGRPLGNEGDALRTKRLMAAGVQTFCPDHDDQIPSLELP; translated from the coding sequence ATGAGCCGTTCCCGTCTCCGCCACGCGACCGTGACGCTCGCCGCCCTCGCCACGCTGGCGACGGTGGCCGCGTGCGGCGGCGACCCCACGGCATCCGACCTGCCCTCGGGGGTATACCAGGCGCGGCCGGGCATCACGACCGAGGAGGCCGACTTCGTCATCGCCGCCGGCAAGCTCGGCGTGACGGTGACCGGCGAGAGCGTCGACGACGACATCGAGACCGGCACGACGACGTGCTGGGCCCTCGACAGCGGTGGCGCGACGCTGGCGCAGGTGGCGGTCGATGACGGCGGGCGCCCGCTCGGCAACGAGGGCGACGCGCTGCGCACGAAGCGGCTCATGGCCGCCGGCGTGCAGACGTTCTGCCCCGACCACGACGACCAGATCCCGTCGCTCGAGCTGCCGTGA
- a CDS encoding LLM class flavin-dependent oxidoreductase: MSTPTRPQLNILDLVPVLEDGTAAEAIAATVDVAQHADRWGYGRYWMAEHHNMRGVASSSTAVLIGHVADKTERIRVGSGGIMLPNHAPYVVAEQFGTLATMHPGRIDLGLGRAPGTDPLTSRALRRNDMAAMNFAGEVEELIGYLGEPDPDARVRAIPGEGTHVPVWILGSSHGGAQVAASLGLPYSFASHFAPAMLMSALQVYRDRFVPSTEPGGFDAPRTMAAANIMVADSEKEAERLFTSVLSRFHGIITGRRGGVLKPEGDIESLMGSWSPAERQAVSEMIRVSFVGTPDQVRDRLQEFTDATGVDEVVVTCGAYDHDDRLRSFELLADAWS; encoded by the coding sequence GTGAGCACCCCGACCCGACCGCAGCTGAACATCCTCGACCTCGTGCCCGTCCTCGAGGACGGCACCGCCGCCGAGGCAATCGCCGCGACGGTCGACGTCGCGCAGCACGCCGACCGGTGGGGCTACGGGCGCTACTGGATGGCCGAGCACCACAACATGCGCGGCGTGGCGTCGAGCTCGACGGCGGTGCTCATCGGGCACGTCGCCGACAAGACGGAGCGCATCCGCGTCGGCTCCGGCGGGATCATGCTGCCCAACCACGCGCCGTACGTCGTCGCCGAGCAGTTCGGCACGCTGGCCACGATGCACCCCGGACGCATCGACCTCGGCCTCGGCCGCGCCCCGGGCACCGACCCGCTGACGAGCCGGGCCCTGCGCCGCAACGACATGGCGGCGATGAACTTCGCCGGCGAGGTCGAGGAGCTGATCGGCTACCTCGGCGAGCCCGATCCCGACGCCAGGGTGCGGGCCATCCCGGGGGAGGGGACGCACGTGCCGGTGTGGATCCTCGGGTCGAGCCACGGCGGGGCGCAGGTCGCGGCCTCGCTCGGGCTGCCGTACAGCTTCGCGTCCCACTTCGCGCCGGCCATGCTCATGAGCGCGCTGCAGGTCTACCGCGACCGGTTCGTGCCCTCGACCGAGCCGGGCGGGTTCGACGCGCCCCGCACGATGGCGGCGGCCAACATCATGGTGGCCGACTCCGAGAAGGAGGCCGAGCGCCTCTTCACCAGCGTGCTCAGCCGGTTCCACGGCATCATCACCGGTCGCCGCGGCGGCGTGCTCAAGCCGGAGGGCGACATCGAGAGCCTCATGGGCTCGTGGTCGCCGGCCGAGCGGCAGGCCGTCAGCGAGATGATCCGGGTGTCGTTCGTCGGCACACCCGACCAGGTGCGCGACCGGCTGCAGGAGTTCACCGACGCGACGGGCGTCGACGAGGTCGTCGTCACGTGCGGTGCCTACGACCACGACGACCGGCTGCGCAGCTTCGAGCTGCTCGCCGACGCGTGGAGCTGA